One genomic region from Henningerozyma blattae CBS 6284 chromosome 2, complete genome encodes:
- the QRI1 gene encoding UDP-N-acetylglucosamine diphosphorylase (similar to Saccharomyces cerevisiae QRI1 (YDL103C); ancestral locus Anc_2.348) — MTKEQITIELFQELNQTNIIDHLRSLNDEKKSQFLANLNQLNERISLKKLLKDSKESLNQLNINKITPSTSVIDSLPSTSYQSIIDNKQLQDAYYEIGIDSIKKGEVAVILMAGGQGTRLGSSNPKGCFDIGLPSHKSLFQIQAERLISLQNLANSDIPIHWYIMTSPLTSEPTQSFFEKNNFFGLSKDQITFFNQGTLPALDPKGEQFLIGSPTTLVESPDGNGGLYRALRDNHLIEDFVNRGIKHIHMYCVDNILTKLADPVFIGFAIKNNYQLATKSVRKRSPHESVGVIATRDSKPCVIEYSEISNQLAESIDKETGLLKLRAANIVNHYYSVDLLKSHVDNWCNNLTYHIANKKIPIYDSKTDSIIKFETPNGIKLEQFIFDIFPLIPIEKFGCLEVDRNEEFSPLKNASGTQNDNPETSRLAYLRLTTNWLKDAGAIIKDDDILVEVSSKLSYHGENLSKYNGHIFDKESLIEN; from the coding sequence GAACAAATCACTATCGAGTTGTTCCAAGAACTCAATCAAACAAACATTATCGATCATTTACGTTctttaaatgatgaaaaaaaatcacaATTTTTGGCTAATTTAAaccaattaaatgaaagaatttcattaaaaaagttattaAAGGATTCCAAAGAGTCTCTTAATCAGTTGAATATCAATAAGATAACGCCTTCAACTTCGGTGATTGACTCTTTACCATCTACTTCTTATCAAtctattattgataataaacaattacaaGACGCTTATTATGAAATTGGTATTGATTCCATCAAGAAAGGTGAAGTTGCTGTCATTTTAATGGCTGGTGGTCAAGGCACAAGATTAGGCTCTTCGAATCCAAAAGGTTGTTTTGATATTGGCCTACCCTCTCATAAATCATTATTCCAAATTCAAGCTGAAAGATTGATTTCTTTACAAAATTTGGCTAATTCAGATATACCGATTCATTGGTATATCATGACTTCTCCATTAACATCAGAACCCACTCAAAGtttctttgaaaaaaataacttcTTTGGTCTTTCCAAGGATCAAATCACTTTCTTCAATCAAGGCACTTTACCTGCATTGGACCCTAAAGGTGAACAATTCTTAATTGGCTCACCAACTACTCTTGTAGAATCTCCAGATGGTAATGGTGGTTTATATCGTGCCTTAAGAGATAACCATTTAATTGAAGATTTTGTTAACCGTGGTATTAAACATATACATATGTACTGTGTTGATAACattttaacaaaattgGCAGATCCAGTATTTATTGGGTTTGcaatcaaaaataattatcagTTAGCTACTAAGTCAGTTAGAAAGAGATCTCCTCATGAATCAGTTGGTGTTATTGCTACTCGTGATAGTAAACCTTGTGTTATTGAATATTcagaaatttcaaatcaattGGCTGAATCAATCGATAAAGAAACAGGTCTCCTAAAATTAAGAGCTGCTAATATTGtcaatcattattattcagttgatttattaaaatcacATGTTGATAATTGGTGCAATAATTTAACTTATCATAttgctaataaaaaaataccaaTTTATGATTCAAAGACTGATTCGATTATCAAATTCGAAACTCCAAATGGTATTAAATTAGAACAATtcatttttgatattttccCATTGATTcctattgaaaaatttggttGTTTAGAAGTGGACAGAAATGAAGAATTCTcacctttgaaaaatgcATCTGGTACCCAAAATGATAATCCAGAAACAAGTCGTCTAGCTTATTTAAGATTGACAACTAATTGGTTAAAAGACGCAGGTGccattattaaagatgatgatattcTTGTTGAAGTTTCAAGTAAACTTTCATATCATGgtgaaaatttatcaaaatataatggtcatatttttgataaagaatcattaattgaaaattaa
- the INP2 gene encoding Inp2p (similar to Saccharomyces cerevisiae INP2 (YMR163C); ancestral locus Anc_2.347), producing MKEWIKPHWQNKNKTNPTIIDKSNLISTRNNNEQLEIKDIVLSKRTFRIASLPDHLFSNTSIGSSWKPPLISDTSSDSQSEIYTNTDHFTKESSDVYRITSHREIKEEIIPDNNISDNLTPLDSSFEAVLDVSSGYEEDIYDNDSDTMENNSLSTIISKIFDQIPYENCENYLEQFKYKIITSDLLSSTNLKHRQILLKKKTSSTNFVVSTKKSYPTIYGRLYFNQRNNICIFKSIRYRESILSCYYLLRRLSISKKHASRRIVLAILILLYITFKQELFFLYYYILNLEKNLNEIIEKFNNFENSIHFLFIRYKEFTVYKPLTDVLNKQNNHFDYDPHPLLNELLSSNLDQMFFQLDHINKLFIQQYILKNNTILSSIENHFDIFNLNIIEYINYSNYSINKLEYKIKRFLDARKLFFCCLLSVCDIVYPHYSQTNITSSVLFNLFNNKTEDEVTSNEISNKEGNFEKSFKNIITRFKETNDILKQFNKNLSHITETLNTSKKLILREMNNKSLYPSISSYPKQNHNITKNEYTNIYANYEIFRYNEKITNSIQKLQMIEKYLMKKNQPFDSNNFDNIKHYDKEYINLNRLETKEYIKGTMINLLKLWTERDDVEESYDHYIIAKGEKYIKSNKNNRRHFSLSALKKPSEFSSDKSFISQIPKRQRQQPIPLEKPILLEEPHNKEQQSIFSNNVFTNANVIGDINSKKTVTIADDIREFSENELKDKLNQVFSIFQ from the coding sequence ATGAAAGAATGGATCAAACCTCATTGgcaaaataagaataaaacgAATCCAACCattattgataaatctaatttaatttccACCAGAAACAATAATGAACAATTAGAAATTAAGGATATAGTTCTTTCCAAACGTACTTTTAGAATTGCATCCTTACCGGATCATCTATTTAGCAATACTTCAATTGGTAGCTCTTGGAAACCGCCTTTGATTTCTGATACAAGTTCTGATTCGCAAAGTGAGATTTACACTAATACTGATCATTTTACTAAAGAAAGCTCTGATGTTTATCGGATAACATCTCATAgagaaataaaagaagaaattatacCTGATAACAACATATCAGACAATTTAACTCCGTTAGATTCGTCTTTTGAAGCTGTATTAGATGTTTCTTCTGGTTATGAGGAGGATATTTATGACAACGATAGTGATACTatggaaaataatagcTTGAgtactattatttctaaaatatttgatcaAATACCGTATGAAAATTGTGAGAATTATCTAGagcaattcaaatataaaattataaccTCCGATCTTCTATCATCTACTAACCTTAAACATCgccaaatattattaaaaaagaaaacatcTTCTACAAATTTCGTAGTTAGTACGAAGAAATCTTACCCCACTATATATGGCCGGCTATATTTTAATCAGAGAAACAACATCTGTATTTTTAAGTCGATAAGATACCGGGAGTCCATTCTTTCATGTTATTATCTATTGAGACgtttatcaatttcaaaGAAACACGCTTCAAGACGAATAGTACTGGCTATCCTTATTTTACTGTATATTACTTTCaaacaagaattatttttcttatattattatattttaaatttagagaaaaatttgaatgaaattattgaaaaatttaataattttgaaaactCAATTCATTTCTTGTTTATCAGATACAAAGAATTTACAGTCTATAAACCTTTAACAGATGTATTgaacaaacaaaataatcattttGATTATGATCCACATCCACTACTGAATGAACTATTATCGTCAAATTTGGATCAAATGTTTTTCCAACTAGATCATATTAATAAACTGTTTATTCAGCAAtatatattgaagaataatacaattttatcatcaattgaaaatcattttgatatttttaatttaaatataattgaatatattaattattcaaattattcaattaataaacttgaatataaaatcaaaagatTTTTAGATGCAaggaaattatttttttgttgctTATTAAGTGTATGTGACATTGTTTATCCTCATTATTCTCAAACAAACATTACTTCCTCAGTTTTATTTAAtctatttaataataaaaccGAGGATGAGGTTAcatcaaatgaaatttctaataaagaaGGTAATTTCGAAAAGTcgtttaaaaatatcataacTAGGTTTAAAGAAacaaatgatattttgaagcagtttaataaaaatttaagtCATATTACTGaaactttaaatacttccaagaaattaattttgagagaaatgaataataaatcattatatcCTTCAATAAGCTCGTATCCTAAGCAAAACCATAATATTACTAAGAATGAATATACTAATATATATGCCaattatgaaatttttcGTTATAATGAGAAAATTACTAATTCAATacaaaaattacaaatgattgagaaatatttaatgaaaaaaaatcaaccATTTGATTCGAACAactttgataatattaaacatTATGATAAGGAgtatattaatttgaatCGATTAGAGACTAaggaatatataaaaggaactatgataaatttattaaaactaTGGACAGAAAGAGATGATGTTGAAGAAAGTTATGATCATTATATCATAGCTAAAGGTGagaaatatatcaaatcaaataaaaataatcggagacatttttctttatcagCACTAAAGAAGCCATCTGAATTTTCATCTGATAAATCATTTATAAGTCAAATACCAAAAAGACAGAGACAACAACCTATTCCATTGGAAAAACCAATTCTATTGGAGGAACCACATAATAAAGAACAacaatcaattttttcaaataatgtaTTTACTAATGCAAATGTTATCGGAGATATAAATAGCAAAAAAACAGTAACAATAGCTGATGATATACGAGAATTTAGTGAgaatgaattaaaagataaattaaatcaagTATTTagtatatttcaataa